The region GACCGTGCGCGAATTTCTGGCACTGTCACGATGGCGCCAGTTGCTCTACCGCTTGTACCGGCACCCGTTTGTGTTGTTCGGGATTGGTCCCGTGTATGTGTTTGTCTTGCGGCACCGGCTGCCAATGGGAATGATGCGCGGCGGCTGGCGGTCCTGGCTAAGTACAATGTCAACAAACGCCGGGATCACTATTCTCGTCGCTGGGATGATCTGGCTGCTTGGGGTTCGTCCATTCCTGCTCGTTCAACTGCCAATTACCGTTTTCGCAGGCTCGATTGGCGTGTGGCTTTTTTACGTCCAGCACCAGTTCGCGGATACCTTCTGGGCCAGTGACGAGGGAGGATGGAATTTTCACGAGGCGGCGCTGCGCGGCAGCTCACATTACGATTTACCGCATGTCCTGCGCTGGTTCACCGCCAATATTGGGGCGCATCACATCCATCATCTCTGCAGCAAAATCCCTTATTACCGGTTACCCCAGGTGCTACGGGATCATCCGCATGTCGCGGCGATTGGACGGCTTACGCTGTTGCAGAGTTTCCGTTGTGTGCGGATGGTGCTTTGGGACGAGAGCCGACGGCGCCTCGTCTCCTTTGGGGAGATACGGAGCACCAGGCCGGGTATGGTCGAGATGAAAACACCACATTCGACCGATACACAAAGCATTCAAACGGAACCATAGCTGCAATGGCGCGTTCGTAAGCGCGCGCCATCAGGATCATTAAGTGCGCAAAGAGTGCGCAAAAGTACGGCGTTTTGGATTTCCGGCACCGTTATAGATAGCGACTAGGGCAAGTTGAGAACGGCCCGCAACCAAATCCTCGCGCGAATCTAATATACGTCGGGTTAATTCCTATATATCAATAAGCGATGAGGTTTGAGTTGTGCTCGGCGCTTGTCGCGATAGTCTGTACTTAAACGAGCCGGCGCGGCACGCGCGGCCTTTTACACCCGAGTTGGTGATCCAATGGCTCTACACTTCCCCAATGCTAGCCGCAATTACGATGCGTCAAGGCATTGTGTCCGCTTTTGGGGACATGATTCAACGACAGAGGTCTCTTTCTACCTAGAGGAGGAGGCCCTTTTCAAGATCAGCCCCTATTCGGATCACGACGAGGCATCGATGCTGCATGTGTTCGACGTGAATCTCGCGCGGATACAAGAAGCCGCTAGCGCCGTTTACGCTCGCTCGCCGCAGCGGCAGAGTTATCTTCGATTGTCGGCGGCAGATTTATCGCAGCCCGTTCATCATGGAGGAAAACATGTCAAGAGGTGACAAACACGGCAATCGTGAAGCCAAGAAGCCAAAAAAAATCAAGCCAAAGGAGGCCGCACCCGTGTCAACCTTTTCTTCAATTCAAAAGAAGGCAGGGGAAGCAGCGAAGTCAAACAAGAAATAAGAACCGCGCCGCGATAGCTGCCGCAAATGCGGGGCGGGAAGCATCTTATATCAATATTTTTTGTGAGCCTCAGCGGGGGTTATGGGTGCTCACCGAAAACATGCGCGGCATCGGCCTCAGGCGATCTTTTTTCAGTCGCCGCAATTGATTTTTGCTCCTGTGCCTGGAGCTCATGCTCGCTGGCGACGCGTTCGTAAGCTTCTCCATCGCTTTTGATGCGATACTGTAATTCCGTGCCCACCGGCGGCAAAAGCTTCGTGATGGTAAAGAAACCAACCCGCTTCAAATAGGTTCCACCTCGCCCATCGAAGTTCACATGCTGACCTACCGAGTAGATGTGCCGTGTCATAAGTTTTTTTCCTTTTTATAAGTATGAGAGAACGTAGAAGCGGGACGCATTTCATCACGCTCTGCCACGCTCGGCTGACCAGGAACAGCGCGATAATGACTTCGGAACGAGACGGGGGCAGCAAATCAATGGGCGGCACTCAAGGACGCCATTTGAATTTTGGCAAGCTGTTGCCTGGCAAAACGCTGCGAGAATATCTGCGTATTTTGCTCCCGATCAAGAGCGGGCAGACATGCCAGGAGCCTAAAAACAACGGCCACGAGTGGAAGAGCACGCGTACATCCGGCGTTGCCCCAGCCCATCGCGACCGTATCTGGCAACGGAGCCCTAACGGCATCTACGTTACCGTCCTACATGTGGGCCATTGTGGGCGAATTGGCAAGGGGTGTGTCGTAACACGCCGCAGAATATCTCGCTGTCCCCATATTCAAGCAACTTACCACGGCAGCTCTCAGCGGAACAAAAACAGTCAATTGGCCGCATTCAAAACTGTGGCGCAGCCGTCACAGTCATGGCAAATTTAGGGCGAGTCAATTTCGATGGTTCCCTTCGTGATACATGAAGCTGGGCGGATCTGGTTTGCATCCGCCAAGGTGCATTCGTTTCATTATCCTTAAGCCCGCTAGCAGGAGGGAGTTATGACCAATACGCCTGGGAGGATACGAGCCGCAAGAGAGGCGTGGCAGGCCGCAATGGTGGCTTACGAGTCGCAGAGGCTCGAAGTGAACAGGCTTTGGCTCGCCTATCTGGACCTAGCGGATCCCGTACTCGCCCCCAAAATTCGTAAACTGGTCATGCGGGGCGAAAAAGCCGCCATCAGGCCCGCCGACGAAAGATTGCCTCTTGGGAAAACCAGGCCGCTGGGGCCCCCGGCGCAAATGTTGCCAAAGATGCGGCATGAAGGTCCGTATCATCATCCGGGACGCGATTCAGTGCCTCACCCTGGCGAGACGGATCAAGGTCTCCCATTTGAGTGATGCGTCCCCGATTGCCACTTGCCAAAATACGCGAGACTTATCTAGTGGCATAGGCGGGTTGGCCAAGGCAAAGCAACAATGGGCACTGAGATCAGGATCGCTTCTAAAGGAATCATCGAGACGCTTCGTGAGCGAATCGCGGAGCTGGAAGATCTGGAATCTCAAGGGGGAGGAACGTCCGACACGCATGAGGAACTTGTTGATCTCCATGAGTTCCTTGGCAATCTCTGCAAAATATCGCTAGAACGTACCGGCAGGACCATTCAATGATCCCCCCGTATGGAAGCATCCATCTATAAAAAACCCCTGATCCCGGCGCAGAATTAGGCAGCCGGGCCCAGGGGTAAGCGGGCTCGGGGAGGAATAACCGAGCAATGACGGAAAGCAAGAATCCTGCCAATGGCGTCGATGGCCATCGTTCAAAGGACGGCCCGCCACTATGCCTTGGATTTGATCAAATGGTTTTCGGATCAGCTCGCTGCCTATAGGCACGATGTCCACTGCATCCAAAGAATCGGGCAATGAGCGATCATGCTCTAGGCGAACTGGCGTCCCGGAAGGGATTCGAACCCCTGACCTACGGTTTAGGAAACCGTTGCTCTATCCTGCTGAGCTACCGGGACAATCCCATATCCGACCAACTCGCATGCGTCTACACTCGTGCCGCGCATAAGAGCGTGCGCCTTGCTACTCTTGTAAGATGGCACGAAGAGCAGCGAACCGCTTAACCAAATCAGCGCTTGGTTTCCAGGTAAAGACAGATGGCCTGGGTCCGGTTACGGACATCGAGCTTGCCAAAAAGATTCCGCAAATGAAATTTCACCGTATTGATCGAAACGCCAAATTCCCGCGCCAATTGAGCGTTGCTCCGTCCGGATTCCAAAGCCGCGAGCAGATCGCGCTCCCGATGCGTAAGGCTCTTTAGGGGATTTGGCCGGACTCGATGAATATCGACGAATGGAAACACCATATCTCCAGACGCAACCGCCGCGAAAACCTCGAGCAGCCGTTCCGGGGGCGACAGCTTGGTGACGAATCCGGCGCCGCCCAGCCGTAATGTTTCCGCCGGTGCCGCCGTGTCCCTGGTACCGCTATAAACGACAATTTTCGGCGCGCCGGGGCGCTTGGCCAGCGCCTGCAAAATTTCTGGCGCGCGAATTGGCGGAAGTTCCCATCCGATTACCCCCAGACTGACAGGCAGATGAGTCAAGGAATTCAGAAAATGCAGGCCGTCGCTCGCCATCAGTAAAAGGTTGAACCGCCGGTCGCGGGTGAGAAGCGCCTCCAATGCGCTTAAGACCATCGGGTTTTTATCGGCGATGGCGATATTGACCGGGAAAATAGGACGGGCCCGTTCTGAGGGTTCACTCGTCCTGCCATATTGCGGATCTGGGTAACTCGAATTGCTGCGATCGGTGTCGCTTGGGGGGCTGTTGTTGGGGCTTAAAGAAAGGTCAAAAACTTGCGGTGCTGGTTGACGCTCCGGACTTTCATGGCCGCTGGAGGAAGGAGCTTGGGACACTGTCGGCAAGCCGCCAAACATCTGAAATGGTTTGGATCCGATCCTGGTCGACGACTCCTGGGCCAAAGTTTTCTCCCGTGGAACTCTCTACTCGCGCCTTAACTCACGCACCGTGTGTCCTTGCGGAAAAAAGCCGCGCCCTCGTGGCATCTCAATCCCTTTTTAATCCCTTGCGAAACTACCGCCGAGGGACCTCAAAGCAAAGATCCGCAAAAAATCACGTCCGGCGCCCCCGGCTTGACGTAACCCCGCGTTCCAAAGAGTCAAAAATGTAAAAAAGAAGAACCACGCCCGCGATCGCATCAACTTAAGTCTCTGCCACCAGGAGCAGACGATCGAAGCTTGCTGCATGTGACGCCCGGCTCAAAGGTCCGTGTTATTTGTTAGCAGCCCATTCTTGGACGCGGGATTGTTAACTCAGCACACAAACTCAGATAGCGTGGCTATTACACCTTCTTCGTTCTTCACGTCCACGTTAGCTCCGGGGCTTGAGGTGATCGAAGCAGATCGCACCACAGCGGCACCCGAGAGCTCGCAGATACCTAAAGATTTAATCGGCGAGGACCCAACGGCCGAAAAAATAGAGAGCGGCCACGCCGACAATAGCCATGACTGCCCCGATCGGGGTACCAATAAAACTCGCGATTTCAAGAAGTTCGCCCATTACATTCCTCCTACTGATGCTTGCATGATTCTAGTTGTTGTTTCCCGCTTGGTAGGATGTCTGCTACAGTTCCAGCATAGGACCAAGGCCCAAAGCTTACCTGCCGAAGCACCTCTCGCCACAAGCACTGAACTTAGCGTTCGTGCGGCAGCTATCATATCCTCTTCTCGCGGGGAGTCCACGTTATGGTTGCCCGAAATCTCGGCTGGCTAAACCTTGATTACAACCGGCTTTTCCATTTCGCGGTTATAAAATCAATTGCGCGCCCTGGTCAAGCGCCTCTTGAGAACGCCATTAACGGCGCCGTTTAACTTCCGTTGCTGTTAGGCAAAGACGCTGGCCGATTGGACCGCGCCGCGGACAGTCCGCGGCGCGAAGCTGCAATGACCGCCGGCCCCCTCCCGCCGGTCATGGGCATCTTCTGTCTCTAATGTCCCTGGCGACTTTGCTGCTCGGTCATGAAGCGCTCGAATTCCTCGCGATCCTTGGCGTGGCGAAGATTTTCCATATAATCCGCGAATTCGCGCTCCGCGGCGATAAGCCGCTGACGTTCTTCGTCGAGACGGGCAAGTTCCGCCGCACGCCACTCATCGAACGCACGGTTGCCTGTCGAGCCCATGCCAGAGCCGGAGCCCGGCCAATGATCCGCTGCGGTGCGCCAGCGTCGAGCGCCCCACGTCGCGTTCCACTTTTCCCGCCCGAACGTGACGATATCGCCCTGATAACCGGATTTTCTTTGCCAGAATTTCCAGCCAATGACGGCAACGCCGAGCGGCCAAAACACGATGAAGCCCATAACCATCGAAAGAACTTCGATCAGTTTCCAAGGCTCTCCGCTGGCGCACCCGCGCCAATTCGTGCTGCCCGTTGGACCGTTCGAAGATTGGTAAGCCATTCCGGTGTCGGTATTCATCTTGTTGCTCCTTTGGCAACGCTTCGGTATCCCCGCCTCCGCCGCCGCGTATCACGCGAAACGCCGGGACGCGGCGAGCCAGATATGGGTACGGTTTTTTTCTTGTCGACACCGGACGGAAAAATATTGGCGGCGGCATGTTTTGGGTGCCGATTTCGGGCGCAACCTCATGCGCTTGGCTGTTGCGGGGTATGCCTCGTTTCCCATATAAAGATTTTGTGAAAGGTCCGCCATGCCGCACGTTACCCTCTATACGACGATGTCCTGCCCCTATTGCCTGCGGGCCAAAAATTTGCTCCGGGAAAAAAATCTGACCTTCACGGAAATCCAGGTGGATGGCGATCCCGTGGCGCGCGCGCAAATGACAGCGCTGGCACATGGCCGAAGGACCGTTCCGCAAATTTTTTTTGACGGTGTCCATATTGGCGATTCCGACGAACTGCATGACCTTGAGCGGAGTGGTAAGCTTGATTTGCTGTTGGCCGGCCCTGTTCCATGATTAAATTCGCCCTGCGTTGCGCACGCGGCCATGAATTCGATAGCTGGTTTCAAAGCGGCGAGGCTTTTGAAACACAATCGGCCTCCGGCCTTGTGCTTTGCCCCCTTTGCCAGGCGGATGTAACAAAAGCAATCATGGCGCCAGCAATCGCCAATAAGAGCGAAATCGCGCGGGCCATCCAACCGGCGCAAAATGCTCCGCCGCAGCCAGGGGCTCTCGTCGAGAAAGCACGAAGCGATATCCGCGATCCGGAATCCCGCACCATGATCGCGGCATTCCGCAAACATATTTTTGAAGACACCGAGGATGTCGGGACGCGTTTCGTGGAGGAAGCGCGCAAAATTCACGATGGTCTTGTCGAAGAGCGACCGATCCACGGTCAGGCAAATATCGACGATGCGCGCGCCTTGATCGAAGAAGGGATCGCGATTTTGCCCATTCCGGCCCTCCCGGACGATTTTAATTAGAGCGTGCTCTGATCCGGCATCATAACGGCCAGCCTGCATTCGCTCTGGCCGCATTCTTGCTTTGCACGTGACGCCCCGCGTCCGGCAAGGAGGCAACCGCGGTTTTTGAAATTTTCCGCCCGCATTCCGTGATAAGGAGCCCACATGGACATCCAGCGGGTCCGCACAGATTCACAAGGTTGCAGGTTGGCCAAATGGCACATGAAACACAGCGCGCGGCCATTATCGGGGTCGTCACGGCATCCGACCGCGCCAGCGCCGGGCTCTATGAGGACCAAAGCGGCCCCGCCATCGCCGCCTATTTGACGAAAATCCTAAAAAGCCCTTTTCATATCGTCCGGAAAATCATTCCGGATGGGTTTGAATCCGTGCGTGACACCTTAATTGAACTCGCCGACAAGGAGCATTGCGATTTGATCCTGACCACGGGGGGAACCGGACCGTCGCCGCGCGATCTGACGCCGGAGGCAACCCGCGCCGCCGCGCCGCGTGAATTGCCGGGGTTTGGCGAACTGATGCGCATGGAAAGCCTGAAGCAAGTTCCAACCGCGATCCTGTCGCGGCAGCTCGCCGCCCACCGCGGGCCTTGTCTCGTGATAAACCTGCCGGGCAAACCCAGCGCGATCGAAACCTGTCTCAATGCGGTTTTTCCCGCAGTTCCCTATTGTCTCGATCTCATAGGCGCCGCCACAATCGAAACGGACCCGGCAATCCTCAAATCCTTCCGGCCAAATCCCTCCGGGTCAAGCAGCACGCGATGAGCCGCAGCGCAACGAACCGGGCAAAAGACGAAGTTGACGCTGCCGCGCGTGTTGCCAAGCTGACCGCTGGTTATACGCCGCTGCCGGGCATTCCCGATGAATTCATCGGCGCCGATGGGCAGCCGCGCGCCCATTGGCTGCGGTTTCTCGACAAGCTCATGGAATTCAGCGCCAGCGATATGAACCGCCGCTTCGCCACGGCGGACCGGCATATTCGCGACACCGGCGTCTCCTACCGTGCCTATGGTGACACAAGCGAGCGCGCTTGGCCGCTCTCGCATGTGCCGCTTCTCATTGAAGCGGGCGAATGGCGCGAGATCGCCGAAGGCATCGAGCAGCGGGCGCGTCTTCTGGAACTGGTTTTGGCCGATATTTATGGCGAGGGGCAGCTGATCGACTCTGGCGATTTGCCCGCCGCCGCCGTCACTGGCAGTCCCGAGTTTCTCCATCCGCTGCATGGCGTGAAGCCGCCGGGTGGCAAATTTTTGCATATCTACGCCGCTGACATTGGGCGCGGGCCAGACGGGAGGTGGTGGGTTTTGGGCGATCGTTCGCAAGCCCCTTCGGGCGCCGGCTATGCGCTTGCCAACCGGCTTGTCCTGGCGCGCGCTTTTCCGGCACTCTACCGCGATATGAATGTCGAGCGGCTGGCGCCGTTTTTCGAGGCCTTCCGGCTCGGTCTCACCTCGATGGCGCAGCGCTCAAATCCGCGCATATGCCTTCTGACCCCTGGGCCTTTCAACGAAACCTATTTCGAGCAGGCCTATCTCGCCCGCTATCTCGGTTTGCTTCTCGTCGAAGGCGGCGATTTGACGATGCGCGACGGCAAAGTGAATGTCCGCACTATTGCCGGACTGAAGCGCGCCGATGTGATCTGGCGGCGTATCGACAGCGATTTCGCCGATCCGCTCGAACTCAATGCCCATTCGCGGCTCGGCGTTCCCGGCCTTGTCGATGCCTTGCGGGAAGGGGGCGTCGTCATTGCCAATGCGCTCGGCTCCGGCGTGCTCGAAGCGCCCGCCATGATGAGTTTCATGCCGAAACTTTGCCGCAAATTGCTGGGCGAGGAACTGCGCCTGCCGAATATCGCGACTTGGTGGTGCGGCCAGGAGGATGCGCGGCAATCGGTCATCGAGGATATGGATGAACTGGCGATCGCTGGCGCCTATGGCAATCCAGTGCCAGGCTTTGCCTCCAGCCAGCCGCTCATTGGCGCGTCTCTCACGGGCGAAGAGAAAAGCCGGCTCGTCGCGGCGCTCGCCGAGCGCGGCGTAGATTACGCCGGCCAAGAAGTCGTCAATCTTTCCACGACGCCGGTCTGGCACGAGGGCCGGCTCGAGCCGCGCCCCTTCGTTCTGCGCGTCTACGCGGCGCACACGCCGCAGGGCTGGAAAATCATGCCGGGCGGCTTCTGCCGCATTTCCGGACGCACCGACGCGCGCGCCGTATCGATGGGGGAAGGCGTCCAATCGGCCGATGTTTGGGTGCTCGCCGACAAGCCGGTCGAGATGGTCAGCCTGCTGCCGACCGACGAGACCGTCCGCATCCGCCGCATCATGGGGACCTTGCCTAGCCGGGCGGCGGACAATCTCTTTTGGCTCGGACGTTATCTCGAGCGCTCGGAAGCAACCCTTCGGTTGATCCGCTGCCTCGCCAGCCGGATGATCGAGACAGGCGCTGGCGCCGCCAATCCTGGTTCGGCGGTTTCGAAGTTGTCGAGCTTGCTCACTTCCTGGCACGCAGCGCCGCGTGCCACAGCCTCCAACGCCATGGCGCTAGTCGCCGCCGCCTTGCATGGCGACGAGGAATATGGTTCGGCCGTGCTGCTTGTTCGTGACGCCCGCCGCGCCGCATCTTTCATTCGCGAACGGCTCTCCACTGATACTTGGCGGTTGATTGGTGATCTCAATCGCACCCTCACCGTCGATGTGCACGGGGCGCTCGCCGAGGCCGAGGCTTATGAGCGGGCCGATGCAGCGTTGCGGATCATCGCGGCCATCTCCGGCCTTGCCCAGGAAAACATGAACAGAGGCGCCGGCTGGCGTATCTTCGATGCCGGCCGGCGGATCGACCGGGGAATCAACACCTGCCGTTTTGCCCGTCATTTCGCCAGCGGCGAGGCGCCCGCCGATGATCTCGACGTCTTGCTCGATCTTGTCGATTCGCAGATCACCTACCGTTCGCGTTACCTCATGGGCGTCAACTTGAATCCCGTGCGCGACATGGTGGTACTCGATCCCTTTAATCCGCGCTCGGTTGCCTTTCAGATCGAGCGGCTCGACGAACATCTTGAAACGCTGCCCTTGCTGAGCGACGACGGAATGCTCGAGACGCCGCGCAGGCTGATCCTGCAACTTGCCGCCGATGCCGCCACCGCCACCGCGGCGAGCCTCAACAATGAAAAAATCCTAGGTTTCGAGCAAAGCCTGCTTGGCCTCGCCGACGCGATCGCGGCGCGATATTTCCTGCAAGGGCCGCATGTCGCCCGCGCCGACAAATCGAGCGGGCTCGCGTGATCTACGATATTCGCCACCTCACTCTTTACGAATACGGTTCGACCGTGACGTTCTCGCATTGCGCCTTGCGCCTGCTGCCCATCGGCGGTCCCGGACAAACGGTGCTCTCGACAAGTCTTCGGATCACCCCGGAACCGGCGCAAACGATCGAGCGGCTCTGCTTCTTCGGCAATCGCCTCGCCTTCCTGACCATTGAAACGGCGCATCGCAAACTCATTGTCGAAGTGAATACGAGCATCGCGATCGACAGGGGCGAACCACTCGACGAAGCGGCAACCCCGGCCTTCGAAGACGTTCGCCGGCAAGGGTTCGCGAGCGCCTCGCTCGACAAGGAGTCCCCCGCCCATTTTCTGCACCCGAGCCGCCTCGTGCCGCGCTACGAACCCGTCACCAGCTACACGCGGCAAAGTTTTGCGGTGGGGCGGCCGGTGCTTTCTGGCGCCAAGGAGTTGATGCACAGGATCCGGGACGACTTCAAATATGATACCAAGGCGACCGTCGTCTCGACGCCGATTTCGGAGGCCTTTGAGAAACGGCGCGGCGTCTGCCAGGATTTCGCGCATATCATGATCGCCGGGCTGCGCGGGATAGGCCTCCCGGCGGCCTATATCTCTGGCTATATCCGCACCATTCCGCCGCCCGGCAAAAAGCGCCTCGAAGGCGCCGACGCCATGCATGCCTGGGTCTCGGTCTGGTGCGGCGAGGCGCATGGCTGGGTTGGCCTAGATCCGACCAATTCGATGATG is a window of Methylocapsa sp. D3K7 DNA encoding:
- a CDS encoding fatty acid desaturase; amino-acid sequence: MDQRTLNAGTPRDYRALSLVLARYRKPDGARGLFELAITAVPFVLIWIAMWAALDIGYWICLLLALPAAGFLVRLFMIQHDCGHGAFFRHRQANDWLGRVIGVFTLTPYDFWRKAHAIHHASSGCLDRRGIGDIDTLTVREFLALSRWRQLLYRLYRHPFVLFGIGPVYVFVLRHRLPMGMMRGGWRSWLSTMSTNAGITILVAGMIWLLGVRPFLLVQLPITVFAGSIGVWLFYVQHQFADTFWASDEGGWNFHEAALRGSSHYDLPHVLRWFTANIGAHHIHHLCSKIPYYRLPQVLRDHPHVAAIGRLTLLQSFRCVRMVLWDESRRRLVSFGEIRSTRPGMVEMKTPHSTDTQSIQTEP
- a CDS encoding DUF1488 family protein, whose product is MALHFPNASRNYDASRHCVRFWGHDSTTEVSFYLEEEALFKISPYSDHDEASMLHVFDVNLARIQEAASAVYARSPQRQSYLRLSAADLSQPVHHGGKHVKR
- a CDS encoding response regulator transcription factor; amino-acid sequence: MSQAPSSSGHESPERQPAPQVFDLSLSPNNSPPSDTDRSNSSYPDPQYGRTSEPSERARPIFPVNIAIADKNPMVLSALEALLTRDRRFNLLLMASDGLHFLNSLTHLPVSLGVIGWELPPIRAPEILQALAKRPGAPKIVVYSGTRDTAAPAETLRLGGAGFVTKLSPPERLLEVFAAVASGDMVFPFVDIHRVRPNPLKSLTHRERDLLAALESGRSNAQLAREFGVSINTVKFHLRNLFGKLDVRNRTQAICLYLETKR
- a CDS encoding DUF2852 domain-containing protein, translated to MNTDTGMAYQSSNGPTGSTNWRGCASGEPWKLIEVLSMVMGFIVFWPLGVAVIGWKFWQRKSGYQGDIVTFGREKWNATWGARRWRTAADHWPGSGSGMGSTGNRAFDEWRAAELARLDEERQRLIAAEREFADYMENLRHAKDREEFERFMTEQQSRQGH
- the grxC gene encoding glutaredoxin 3, which gives rise to MPHVTLYTTMSCPYCLRAKNLLREKNLTFTEIQVDGDPVARAQMTALAHGRRTVPQIFFDGVHIGDSDELHDLERSGKLDLLLAGPVP
- a CDS encoding DUF1178 family protein, which translates into the protein MIKFALRCARGHEFDSWFQSGEAFETQSASGLVLCPLCQADVTKAIMAPAIANKSEIARAIQPAQNAPPQPGALVEKARSDIRDPESRTMIAAFRKHIFEDTEDVGTRFVEEARKIHDGLVEERPIHGQANIDDARALIEEGIAILPIPALPDDFN
- the mog gene encoding molybdopterin adenylyltransferase; protein product: MAHETQRAAIIGVVTASDRASAGLYEDQSGPAIAAYLTKILKSPFHIVRKIIPDGFESVRDTLIELADKEHCDLILTTGGTGPSPRDLTPEATRAAAPRELPGFGELMRMESLKQVPTAILSRQLAAHRGPCLVINLPGKPSAIETCLNAVFPAVPYCLDLIGAATIETDPAILKSFRPNPSGSSSTR
- a CDS encoding circularly permuted type 2 ATP-grasp protein, giving the protein MSRSATNRAKDEVDAAARVAKLTAGYTPLPGIPDEFIGADGQPRAHWLRFLDKLMEFSASDMNRRFATADRHIRDTGVSYRAYGDTSERAWPLSHVPLLIEAGEWREIAEGIEQRARLLELVLADIYGEGQLIDSGDLPAAAVTGSPEFLHPLHGVKPPGGKFLHIYAADIGRGPDGRWWVLGDRSQAPSGAGYALANRLVLARAFPALYRDMNVERLAPFFEAFRLGLTSMAQRSNPRICLLTPGPFNETYFEQAYLARYLGLLLVEGGDLTMRDGKVNVRTIAGLKRADVIWRRIDSDFADPLELNAHSRLGVPGLVDALREGGVVIANALGSGVLEAPAMMSFMPKLCRKLLGEELRLPNIATWWCGQEDARQSVIEDMDELAIAGAYGNPVPGFASSQPLIGASLTGEEKSRLVAALAERGVDYAGQEVVNLSTTPVWHEGRLEPRPFVLRVYAAHTPQGWKIMPGGFCRISGRTDARAVSMGEGVQSADVWVLADKPVEMVSLLPTDETVRIRRIMGTLPSRAADNLFWLGRYLERSEATLRLIRCLASRMIETGAGAANPGSAVSKLSSLLTSWHAAPRATASNAMALVAAALHGDEEYGSAVLLVRDARRAASFIRERLSTDTWRLIGDLNRTLTVDVHGALAEAEAYERADAALRIIAAISGLAQENMNRGAGWRIFDAGRRIDRGINTCRFARHFASGEAPADDLDVLLDLVDSQITYRSRYLMGVNLNPVRDMVVLDPFNPRSVAFQIERLDEHLETLPLLSDDGMLETPRRLILQLAADAATATAASLNNEKILGFEQSLLGLADAIAARYFLQGPHVARADKSSGLA
- a CDS encoding transglutaminase family protein, translating into MIYDIRHLTLYEYGSTVTFSHCALRLLPIGGPGQTVLSTSLRITPEPAQTIERLCFFGNRLAFLTIETAHRKLIVEVNTSIAIDRGEPLDEAATPAFEDVRRQGFASASLDKESPAHFLHPSRLVPRYEPVTSYTRQSFAVGRPVLSGAKELMHRIRDDFKYDTKATVVSTPISEAFEKRRGVCQDFAHIMIAGLRGIGLPAAYISGYIRTIPPPGKKRLEGADAMHAWVSVWCGEAHGWVGLDPTNSMMIGNDHIVLAQGRDYADISPVAGIILGSREQDVDVQVDVVPRV